One genomic window of Luteolibacter flavescens includes the following:
- a CDS encoding efflux RND transporter periplasmic adaptor subunit — protein sequence MKFSVILCMGALLLPHAAFSATEGGTVLLTEQGVNNLGIEIVTVEEAEFQDTAFALGRIETIPGRTGAVSSRISGKLVELRVSPGDSVTADQIVAEVESRQAGDPPPVIPLRAPLKGLVMHSDARLGDPVEPDKALLEITDLSEVHAVARVPEYQAGMLKPGSKARIQVAALGEKEFEGELIRFGTSADPESGTIDAYFLLPNPDGVLRPGMRAEFSIVKSMREGVLSVPKESLQGNPANRHVYVKHPKIPNAFDRVSVQTGETSANRVEIVDGLYPGDEVVTRGSYSLGFAGQGGGVSLKEAMDAAHGHEHNEDGSEMTPEQAAAKKAAKSGEAGHEHGSAAPAWREKFFMATTALLFVLLVLSSVSKRKGTPELT from the coding sequence ATGAAATTTTCTGTTATCCTTTGCATGGGAGCGCTGCTGCTCCCGCATGCCGCCTTCTCCGCCACCGAGGGCGGGACGGTACTCCTCACCGAACAGGGTGTGAACAACCTTGGAATCGAGATTGTTACGGTCGAGGAGGCCGAGTTCCAGGACACCGCCTTCGCACTCGGGCGCATCGAGACCATACCCGGCCGCACCGGCGCGGTGAGCAGCCGCATCTCCGGCAAGCTCGTGGAGCTGCGTGTCTCGCCCGGAGATTCGGTGACTGCCGACCAGATCGTCGCCGAGGTGGAAAGCCGTCAGGCGGGCGACCCGCCGCCGGTCATCCCGCTGCGCGCGCCGCTGAAGGGGCTGGTGATGCATTCCGATGCCCGCCTCGGCGATCCCGTGGAGCCGGACAAGGCGCTGTTAGAAATCACTGACCTCTCCGAGGTCCACGCCGTCGCACGTGTGCCGGAATATCAGGCGGGCATGCTGAAGCCTGGCTCCAAGGCGAGGATCCAGGTGGCCGCGCTCGGCGAGAAGGAATTCGAGGGCGAGCTGATCCGCTTCGGCACCTCGGCCGATCCGGAGAGCGGCACCATCGACGCGTATTTCCTGCTGCCAAATCCGGACGGCGTGCTCCGCCCCGGCATGCGCGCCGAATTCTCCATCGTGAAGTCGATGCGCGAGGGCGTGCTCTCCGTGCCGAAGGAATCGCTGCAGGGGAATCCAGCGAACCGCCACGTCTATGTGAAGCACCCGAAGATCCCGAATGCCTTTGACCGCGTGAGCGTGCAGACCGGCGAGACGAGCGCGAATCGCGTGGAGATCGTGGACGGCCTCTACCCCGGCGACGAGGTGGTCACCCGCGGATCGTATTCGCTCGGCTTCGCAGGGCAGGGGGGAGGTGTCTCGCTGAAGGAAGCGATGGATGCCGCCCACGGCCACGAGCACAATGAGGACGGCTCCGAGATGACCCCGGAGCAGGCCGCTGCTAAGAAGGCGGCAAAATCCGGTGAAGCCGGCCACGAGCATGGAAGCGCCGCTCCCGCGTGGCGTGAGAAGTTCTTCATGGCTACCACCGCGTTGCTCTTCGTGCTGCTCGTGCTGAGCTCGGTATCGAAGCGAAAGGGAACCCCGGAACTCACCTGA
- a CDS encoding efflux RND transporter permease subunit, which yields MLNILIRWSLRNRAIILCISFLILALGFKTARELPVEVLPDLTKPTVTILTEAPGLAPEEVEALVTQPIENSLMGVAGLTRMRSTSDIALSLVYAEFEWGTDIYRARQFVQERLQVARESLPEDTQPYLTPVASLMGEILLIGVRSTDGNTVPMDVRTIADWTIRMRLQSISGVAEVLSMGGGVKQAQVQPDPWRMQANGVSIEELEQAVREAATNSTGGFIDKGAQEIMVRNLAMTVELEDIARTVVKVTNGRPIAISDVAKVAWDTEPKRGDASVNGVPGVIMSVTKAPGFDTIDLTEKIEAAINELQPSLPKGVEATVIFRQRDFIDGAIGNLSKAIVEGAVMVTVVLLLFLLSLRTTFITLMAMPLSFAITLLTFKWFGLSVNSMTLGGLAVAIGMVVDDAIVDVENVFRRLKENASLPNPLPKLEVIAQASGEVRNSILYATVLIVLVFLPLLGLSGVEGRLFGPIAIATIVSMIASFVVSLTAIPVLCSLLLKVKVKAGDHGHQDGYIVRGLKNLLRVTLLRISLKQPVIVLAVVSILLVMALMLFPQMSRDFLPKFHEETVVVTTGAAPGTSLAEMSNLAEAVEKQIREVPEVNHIGRRIGRAERSDHVVPVSNVEFDIDFRKEEGGRSNQEILDDIRARIQTVPGTFSILSGPLSHRIQHLLSGVTAPVAVKVFGPDLDTITAVGAKVQAIAKTIPGLENAKLDQQAPIPQLRIELDRERALAHGVSPGELNSELATLLGGSAVSQLRENQRTVDLAIRLPEEWRSDPDKIRELPIHTKTGRNIPLKLVADVREASGPSSVHRENTQRRYVIAITPTQRNAGELVRQLKEKVDAEVKTPEGVFISYEGEFQAEQAAAQRIAVLFSGVLAVIVLLLWSYFRSLMLAVQVLLNLPLALMGSLALTWHLVGNISIATLVGFIAVGGVAARNGIMMISHYLHLMKHEGEGFTYSMIERGTLERLVPVTMTALSAGIALIPFVLSRGEPGKEILSPVAICIVGGLVTSTLLDFAVTPAVFRLFGRKAAQRALEQNAPATH from the coding sequence ATGCTGAACATCCTCATCCGATGGTCGCTGCGGAACCGGGCGATCATCCTCTGCATCTCATTCCTGATCCTCGCGCTCGGTTTCAAGACCGCCCGTGAGTTGCCCGTGGAGGTCCTGCCGGATCTCACGAAGCCAACCGTTACCATCCTGACAGAAGCTCCCGGACTCGCTCCGGAAGAAGTGGAGGCGCTGGTCACGCAGCCGATCGAAAACTCGCTGATGGGCGTGGCGGGGCTGACCCGCATGCGCTCGACATCGGACATCGCGCTGTCGCTCGTCTACGCGGAGTTCGAGTGGGGCACGGACATCTATCGTGCGCGGCAGTTCGTGCAGGAGCGGCTTCAGGTCGCCCGCGAGTCCTTGCCGGAAGATACCCAGCCGTACCTGACCCCGGTCGCCTCGCTGATGGGCGAGATCCTGCTCATCGGCGTGCGTAGCACCGATGGAAATACCGTGCCGATGGATGTGCGCACGATCGCCGACTGGACGATCCGCATGCGGCTCCAGTCCATCTCCGGCGTCGCCGAGGTGCTCAGCATGGGTGGCGGCGTGAAGCAGGCCCAGGTGCAGCCGGATCCATGGCGCATGCAGGCGAATGGCGTCTCCATCGAGGAGCTGGAGCAAGCCGTGCGCGAGGCTGCGACGAACTCGACCGGTGGCTTCATCGACAAGGGAGCGCAGGAAATCATGGTGCGGAATCTCGCGATGACCGTGGAGCTCGAGGACATCGCCCGGACGGTGGTGAAGGTCACCAACGGTCGACCCATCGCGATTTCCGACGTGGCAAAGGTCGCGTGGGACACCGAGCCGAAGCGCGGCGACGCCAGCGTGAACGGCGTGCCCGGCGTGATCATGAGTGTCACGAAGGCTCCCGGCTTCGACACCATCGACCTCACCGAAAAGATCGAGGCCGCGATCAACGAACTCCAGCCATCCTTGCCGAAGGGCGTCGAGGCAACGGTGATCTTCCGCCAGCGGGACTTCATCGACGGCGCGATTGGCAACCTGTCGAAGGCCATCGTCGAGGGTGCGGTGATGGTGACCGTGGTGCTGCTGCTCTTCCTGCTCAGCCTGCGCACCACCTTCATCACGCTGATGGCAATGCCGCTGAGCTTTGCGATCACGCTGCTGACCTTCAAATGGTTCGGCCTCAGCGTGAACAGCATGACCCTCGGCGGTCTCGCCGTGGCCATCGGCATGGTGGTCGATGATGCCATTGTGGACGTGGAAAACGTCTTCCGGCGGTTGAAGGAAAACGCCTCATTGCCGAATCCATTGCCGAAGCTGGAAGTGATCGCACAGGCCTCCGGGGAAGTGCGGAATTCCATCCTCTACGCAACGGTCCTCATCGTGCTGGTCTTCCTTCCGCTGCTCGGACTGTCCGGTGTGGAAGGCCGCCTCTTCGGCCCCATCGCCATCGCCACCATCGTCAGCATGATCGCGTCCTTCGTGGTCTCGCTCACCGCCATCCCGGTGCTGTGCTCGTTGCTGCTGAAGGTGAAGGTCAAGGCTGGCGATCATGGTCATCAGGACGGCTATATCGTCCGCGGATTGAAGAACTTGCTCCGCGTGACCTTGCTGCGCATCAGCCTGAAGCAGCCCGTCATCGTGCTGGCCGTCGTCTCCATCCTGCTGGTGATGGCGCTGATGCTATTTCCCCAGATGAGCCGGGACTTCCTGCCGAAGTTCCATGAGGAAACCGTTGTCGTCACCACGGGTGCGGCACCGGGGACCTCGCTGGCGGAGATGTCGAATCTCGCCGAGGCCGTGGAAAAGCAGATCCGCGAGGTGCCCGAGGTGAATCACATCGGGCGGCGCATCGGTCGTGCGGAGCGGAGCGATCACGTCGTGCCGGTCTCCAATGTGGAGTTCGACATCGACTTCAGGAAGGAGGAAGGCGGGCGCAGCAACCAGGAGATCCTCGATGACATCCGCGCGCGCATCCAGACGGTGCCCGGGACATTCAGCATCCTCTCCGGTCCACTTTCGCACCGCATCCAGCACTTGCTGAGCGGGGTGACGGCACCCGTGGCCGTGAAGGTATTCGGCCCGGATCTCGATACGATCACCGCGGTGGGAGCGAAGGTGCAGGCCATCGCGAAAACCATCCCCGGACTGGAGAATGCGAAGCTCGATCAGCAGGCACCGATCCCCCAGCTCCGCATCGAGTTGGATCGCGAGCGCGCGCTGGCCCACGGCGTGTCGCCCGGCGAGCTGAACTCGGAGCTGGCCACTTTGCTCGGCGGCAGTGCTGTCTCCCAACTCCGGGAGAACCAGCGGACGGTCGATCTCGCGATCCGCTTGCCGGAAGAATGGCGTAGCGATCCGGATAAGATCCGCGAGCTGCCCATTCATACGAAGACCGGCCGGAACATCCCGCTCAAGCTGGTGGCGGACGTGCGTGAGGCGTCGGGCCCCAGCTCCGTGCATCGCGAGAATACCCAGCGCCGCTACGTGATCGCCATCACTCCGACGCAGCGCAATGCCGGTGAACTGGTGCGCCAACTGAAGGAGAAGGTCGATGCCGAGGTGAAAACCCCGGAAGGCGTCTTCATCAGCTACGAAGGGGAGTTCCAGGCGGAGCAGGCCGCGGCACAGAGGATCGCGGTCCTTTTCTCCGGAGTGCTGGCGGTCATCGTGCTACTACTGTGGTCGTACTTTCGCAGCCTCATGCTCGCGGTGCAGGTGCTGCTGAATCTGCCGCTGGCACTCATGGGCAGCCTCGCGCTGACCTGGCATCTGGTGGGAAATATCAGCATCGCCACGCTCGTCGGCTTCATCGCCGTAGGCGGGGTGGCCGCGCGGAACGGGATCATGATGATCTCCCACTACCTGCACCTCATGAAGCACGAGGGGGAGGGCTTCACCTACTCGATGATCGAGCGGGGGACGCTGGAGCGACTGGTGCCCGTCACGATGACGGCGCTTTCCGCGGGCATCGCGCTCATCCCCTTCGTCCTGTCGAGAGGAGAGCCGGGGAAGGAAATCCTCAGCCCGGTGGCGATCTGCATCGTCGGCGGCCTCGTCACCTCGACCTTGCTAGACTTCGCCGTGACGCCCGCGGTCTTCCGTCTCTTCGGCCGCAAGGCCGCCCAGCGGGCCCTGGAACAAAATGCGCCTGCAACACACTGA